From Xylanibacter oryzae DSM 17970, a single genomic window includes:
- a CDS encoding phospho-sugar mutase, whose protein sequence is MENNTELIAQCEAKAKKWLSPAFDDDTKNQVKKLIENSNKDELIESFYKDLEFGTGGLRGIMGAGSNRMNIYTVGMATQGLANYLKKNFKGLKQISVVVCHDCRNNSRLFAETVANIFSANGIMVYLFDDMRPTPECSFAIRHFGCQSGVNITASHNPKEYNGYKAYWEDGAQVLAPHDEGIIKEVNKVRVEDVKFNGNKELIEIIGDEVDKIYLEKVHELSIDPEAIKRQKDIKIVYTPLHGTGMMLIPRSLKLWGFENVHCVKEQMVKDGNFSSVQSPNPENGEALTLALRDAKELDADIVMASDPDADRVGMACKNDKGEWILVNGNQTCLLFLYYIITNRIKTGKMKPNDFIVKTIVTTEVIKKIADKNHIEMRDCYTGFKWIAHEILISEGKQQYIGGGEESYGFLAEDFVRDKDSVSACSLLAEICAWAKDNGKTLYDVIMEIYLEYGFSKEFTVNVVKPGKTGADEIKQMMTNFRDNPPKKLGESKVVMWKDYKTLECKDSHGNLTKLDMPSTSNVLQWFCDDDTKVSVRPSGTEPKIKFYIEIKGNMKCSGCYERCNKEADEKIVAIKKSLSL, encoded by the coding sequence ATGGAAAATAATACAGAACTTATAGCCCAGTGTGAGGCAAAGGCGAAGAAATGGCTTTCGCCTGCATTTGATGATGATACTAAAAATCAAGTAAAAAAACTAATTGAAAATAGTAATAAAGATGAACTGATAGAAAGTTTTTATAAAGATTTGGAATTCGGAACAGGTGGACTGCGAGGTATAATGGGCGCAGGGTCTAATCGTATGAATATATATACGGTAGGTATGGCCACTCAGGGACTTGCAAATTATCTTAAGAAGAACTTTAAGGGTTTAAAACAAATATCGGTAGTTGTATGTCATGATTGCCGTAATAATAGTAGACTATTTGCTGAAACAGTAGCCAATATATTCTCTGCAAATGGTATTATGGTATACCTTTTTGACGATATGCGCCCTACGCCAGAGTGCTCGTTTGCTATACGCCATTTTGGATGTCAGAGTGGCGTAAATATTACAGCTAGCCATAATCCTAAAGAGTACAATGGTTATAAAGCTTATTGGGAAGATGGGGCTCAAGTATTAGCTCCTCATGATGAGGGAATTATCAAAGAAGTTAATAAAGTAAGAGTAGAAGACGTTAAGTTTAATGGAAATAAAGAACTGATTGAAATTATCGGAGATGAAGTAGATAAAATCTATCTGGAAAAAGTACATGAACTATCTATTGACCCAGAGGCAATAAAACGTCAAAAAGACATTAAAATTGTTTATACACCTTTACACGGTACTGGCATGATGTTAATACCGCGTAGTCTCAAATTATGGGGATTCGAGAATGTGCATTGTGTGAAAGAGCAGATGGTAAAGGATGGTAATTTCTCTTCCGTACAAAGTCCTAATCCAGAAAATGGTGAAGCACTTACATTGGCACTTCGTGACGCAAAAGAATTAGATGCAGATATCGTTATGGCGTCAGATCCAGATGCAGATCGCGTAGGTATGGCTTGCAAAAATGATAAAGGTGAATGGATATTAGTTAATGGTAATCAAACATGTCTTCTGTTTTTATATTACATTATTACAAACCGTATAAAGACAGGTAAGATGAAACCTAACGATTTCATTGTTAAAACTATTGTTACTACTGAGGTTATCAAGAAAATAGCAGACAAGAACCATATAGAGATGCGAGACTGTTATACAGGATTTAAATGGATTGCACATGAAATATTAATTTCAGAAGGTAAGCAGCAGTATATTGGTGGAGGTGAAGAAAGCTACGGTTTCCTTGCAGAAGATTTTGTTCGTGACAAGGATTCTGTTTCTGCATGTTCTTTGCTAGCAGAGATTTGTGCTTGGGCAAAAGATAATGGGAAGACCCTTTATGATGTCATAATGGAAATTTATCTAGAATATGGCTTCTCAAAGGAGTTCACCGTCAATGTGGTTAAGCCAGGTAAGACCGGTGCTGACGAAATTAAACAGATGATGACTAATTTCCGTGATAATCCTCCTAAGAAACTTGGAGAAAGCAAAGTCGTAATGTGGAAAGATTATAAAACTCTTGAATGTAAAGACTCTCATGGAAATTTAACTAAACTTGATATGCCTAGCACAAGTAATGTACTTCAGTGGTTCTGTGATGATGATACAAAGGTAAGTGTTCGCCCTTCAGGAACTGAACCAAAAATAAAGTTCTATATTGAAATTAAAGGAAATATGAAATGTTCTGGTTGCTATGAACGATGCAACAAGGAAGCAGATGAAAAAATAGTTGCAATTAAAAAATCACTTAGTCTTTAA